A genomic region of Dickeya solani IPO 2222 contains the following coding sequences:
- a CDS encoding methyl-accepting chemotaxis protein encodes MNTTAQSPSSPGVSFWHHWRLMPMFSSIIGVILILFALAIGFSVHFLMRSNNSLNDVTAEIQVRLGVSNSSNHLRTARLMLIQAAAAAKDGDKDTASSSIQQAEGRLKQSADSFAAYQNREVKTPADLALDDALQQRYNDYVNNGVRPMLDAVKAGRYDDVVATEWKQTRKLDLAYNEVLLKVVAIRTQRAEALNSEAQQESVLGYSVMAVSFVVAVLVSLFTYLCLRRVIIKPMRSLVERIEHIASGDLTMPMAQWGRGEVGQLGQYLQNMQQSLARTVSNVRHGVEAIYQGITEISAGNSDLSSRTEEQASALEQTASSMEELTSTVRHNADNANHASQLSGNASGKARQGGELVDSVVKTMGNIHQSSKKISEITNIINGIAFQTNILALNAAVEAARAGEQGRGFAVVAGEVRSLAQRSAQAAKEIEGLINESVALVETGSGQVSRAGETMQDIVNAVTSVTDIMAEISVASQEQSKGIDQVGQAINSIDNVTQQNAALVEQATAAATSLAEQAAGLNEAVSAFRIDGAERRPAISIAARSASPHAALPKALPGAKKAKSSNDGWETF; translated from the coding sequence ACTCTCTCAATGACGTGACGGCGGAAATCCAGGTCCGTTTGGGGGTTTCCAACAGTTCCAACCACCTGCGTACCGCCCGGCTGATGTTGATTCAGGCCGCCGCCGCCGCCAAGGATGGCGATAAAGACACCGCCAGCAGCAGTATCCAGCAGGCGGAAGGGCGTTTGAAACAGTCGGCGGACAGCTTTGCCGCCTACCAGAACCGTGAAGTAAAAACCCCCGCCGACCTGGCGCTGGATGACGCGCTGCAGCAGCGCTACAACGACTACGTCAACAATGGCGTCAGGCCGATGCTGGATGCGGTGAAAGCCGGTCGTTACGACGATGTGGTCGCCACCGAATGGAAACAGACCCGTAAGCTTGACCTGGCCTACAACGAGGTGTTGCTGAAAGTGGTGGCGATCCGCACCCAGCGGGCGGAAGCGCTCAACAGCGAAGCGCAGCAAGAGTCAGTGTTGGGCTATAGCGTGATGGCCGTCAGCTTTGTGGTGGCGGTGCTGGTGTCGTTGTTTACCTACCTGTGCCTGCGCCGGGTGATTATCAAACCGATGCGCTCGCTGGTTGAACGTATCGAACACATCGCCTCCGGCGATCTCACCATGCCGATGGCGCAGTGGGGGCGCGGCGAAGTCGGCCAACTGGGGCAGTATTTGCAGAACATGCAGCAGTCGCTGGCGCGAACCGTCAGCAACGTGCGTCACGGGGTGGAGGCCATTTATCAGGGCATTACCGAAATTTCCGCCGGTAACAGCGACCTCTCTTCCCGCACCGAAGAACAGGCGTCGGCGCTGGAACAGACCGCCTCCAGCATGGAAGAGTTGACCTCCACCGTGCGCCATAACGCCGACAACGCCAACCATGCCAGCCAGCTGTCTGGCAATGCTTCCGGCAAGGCGCGGCAGGGCGGTGAACTGGTGGATAGCGTGGTGAAAACCATGGGCAATATTCACCAGAGCTCGAAGAAGATTTCCGAAATCACCAACATCATCAACGGCATCGCCTTCCAGACCAACATCCTGGCGCTCAACGCCGCGGTGGAAGCCGCGCGCGCCGGCGAGCAAGGGCGTGGTTTTGCGGTAGTGGCGGGCGAGGTGCGTTCGCTGGCGCAGCGCAGTGCTCAGGCCGCCAAAGAGATCGAAGGGCTGATCAACGAATCGGTGGCGCTGGTGGAAACCGGCTCCGGTCAGGTCAGCCGCGCCGGGGAAACCATGCAGGATATCGTCAACGCCGTGACCAGCGTGACGGATATCATGGCGGAAATTTCGGTGGCGTCGCAGGAACAGAGCAAAGGTATCGATCAGGTCGGGCAGGCGATTAACTCTATCGATAATGTCACCCAGCAGAACGCCGCGTTGGTGGAACAGGCAACTGCCGCCGCCACGTCGCTGGCCGAACAGGCCGCCGGGTTGAACGAAGCGGTGTCGGCGTTCCGCATCGATGGCGCGGAACGTCGTCCGGCCATCAGTATCGCGGCCCGTTCGGCTTCTCCGCACGCGGCGTTGCCCAAAGCGCTCCCCGGCGCGAAAAAGGCCAAAAGCAGCAACGACGGCTGGGAAACCTTTTGA